The Terriglobales bacterium genome has a window encoding:
- a CDS encoding inner membrane CreD family protein, with product MIIRRILALILIFVCATIAWMILGATIFYRTDDVDKRLQEQVASTWGSPQEQTPPTAVYTVLTTKKVQNTLPDGKIAEHTETVPSEISLPLNGTDADVNLNLEYRQKGLLWYSLYKVTFGGTFDFHNPSSQTETVLFRVKFPAQQAIYDDFVMSINDVPASVTNEEGVATATASVPAGSDARLRVSYRSQGLTSWYYSFGGSVAQVRKFRLHMTTDFKEIDFPENTLSPTEKQATDKGWNLTWAYNNLVSGFNIGMPMPQKLQPGPLAGQISLFAPVSLFFFFFLMFIITTMRGIDLHPMNYFFLAGAFFAFHLLLAYTADLISLHLAFIICSLVSMFLVISYLRLAVGIRFAAVEAGLAQFVYLILFSYAFFFKGLTGLTITIGAIVTLFVVMQMTGRIRWSEKFAEQKPVARTL from the coding sequence ATGATAATACGACGCATACTGGCTTTGATCTTAATCTTCGTCTGCGCCACGATTGCATGGATGATTTTGGGCGCCACAATTTTTTACCGCACCGATGATGTGGATAAGCGGCTGCAAGAGCAGGTAGCCTCCACCTGGGGCAGTCCTCAGGAGCAGACGCCGCCAACGGCCGTATACACAGTCCTGACGACGAAAAAGGTACAAAACACATTGCCCGATGGCAAAATCGCGGAGCATACCGAGACCGTGCCCTCAGAGATCTCCCTTCCCCTCAATGGCACCGACGCTGACGTCAACCTAAATCTTGAATATCGCCAGAAAGGGCTGCTCTGGTACAGCCTCTACAAGGTCACCTTTGGCGGAACGTTTGACTTTCACAACCCCAGCAGCCAGACAGAAACTGTACTCTTCCGCGTCAAATTTCCCGCGCAACAGGCCATCTATGACGATTTTGTGATGTCCATCAATGACGTCCCCGCGTCTGTAACCAACGAGGAAGGCGTAGCCACGGCAACCGCTTCCGTCCCTGCTGGGAGCGATGCCCGCCTGCGTGTGAGTTATCGCTCGCAGGGCCTGACGAGCTGGTACTACAGCTTTGGCGGCAGTGTGGCGCAGGTGCGAAAATTTCGCCTGCACATGACCACCGACTTCAAAGAGATAGATTTCCCGGAGAACACGCTTTCCCCCACCGAGAAGCAGGCAACGGACAAAGGCTGGAACCTGACCTGGGCCTACAACAACCTGGTTTCCGGATTCAACATCGGCATGCCCATGCCGCAAAAGCTGCAGCCCGGACCGCTGGCCGGACAAATCAGCTTGTTTGCTCCCGTGTCGCTGTTCTTCTTCTTTTTTCTGATGTTCATCATTACCACAATGCGCGGGATTGACCTGCATCCCATGAATTATTTCTTCCTCGCAGGCGCTTTCTTTGCCTTTCATCTGCTGCTGGCCTACACGGCAGACCTGATTTCATTGCACCTGGCGTTCATTATCTGTTCGCTGGTCTCCATGTTTCTGGTCATCAGCTATCTGCGGCTGGCAGTTGGAATTCGTTTTGCCGCGGTGGAAGCCGGACTGGCGCAGTTTGTCTATCTCATCCTGTTTTCCTATGCCTTCTTCTTCAAGGGACTTACAGGATTGACCATCACCATCGGCGCTATCGTGACGCTCTTTGTTGTGATGCAGATGACGGGAAGAATTCGCTGGTCGGAGAAGTTTGCGGAGCAGAAGCCGGTGGCGAGAACGCTTTAG
- a CDS encoding SpoIIE family protein phosphatase has translation MSSSGAVSQPTSSAGARPYLLLIRDGKQQTVPIEGTPLSIGRRANNHIVLKNPHVSRDHATIVQELNDYYLIDHDSKHGTYINGERIQRRRLEPNDRLEFGVPAAGFLIFSPDKPTSTTREFLNQVTALPGHAPKSDLEMLTFFLEAARKLNTAGVLKDVLLTLIDTTLKLTRAERGYVFLLDEEGQLKLAVGQNAQGVPLTDDGTISRSLLEEAANTTSEFLVQDALKSSQLTQRSSIVANELRTIICIPLRKSKLREKKASQANVPEECAGVLYLDSRTIGTDFSATNGDVLRAIATEAASLLENAKLVQAEEETRKVQQELNIASSIQQRLMAVNIPELGFATVRARSIPCKEIGGDFFDVVMTRDGLAVIVADVCGKGISAALLASILQGMIYSQLTNNVTLPEIMKATNSYLCQKNLDGKFATVILTRLTREGSLEYMNCGHVAPILVRSNGASRLEDASVPVGLMPDAVYASATLKLQPGDRIVLFSDGITEAQNAKGEFYGDERLQAAATSHSPVENLLQSVIQFCAESAFEDDCTVVDLVYKG, from the coding sequence ATGTCCTCCAGTGGCGCTGTTTCACAACCTACATCGTCTGCGGGTGCACGGCCCTATCTGCTGTTGATCAGGGATGGCAAACAGCAGACCGTTCCCATTGAGGGCACGCCCCTCTCCATCGGCAGAAGGGCGAACAACCATATTGTGTTGAAGAACCCCCACGTCTCGCGCGATCACGCCACCATCGTGCAGGAGCTGAATGACTACTACCTCATAGACCACGACAGCAAGCATGGGACTTACATCAATGGGGAGCGCATTCAGCGCAGGCGTCTGGAACCGAACGACCGTCTGGAGTTCGGAGTGCCTGCTGCCGGCTTCCTGATCTTCAGCCCCGATAAACCCACGTCTACCACCCGCGAATTCCTCAACCAGGTGACGGCGCTTCCCGGACACGCCCCGAAATCCGACCTGGAGATGTTGACGTTCTTCCTGGAAGCCGCCCGCAAGCTCAATACCGCCGGCGTATTGAAAGACGTGCTTTTAACCTTGATTGACACCACGCTCAAGCTGACGCGCGCCGAGCGTGGATACGTATTTCTATTGGATGAAGAAGGCCAGCTCAAGCTGGCGGTAGGGCAGAATGCGCAGGGCGTTCCCTTAACGGACGACGGTACCATCTCGCGTTCATTGCTGGAAGAGGCGGCAAACACGACCTCCGAATTTCTGGTGCAGGATGCGCTCAAATCCAGCCAGTTGACGCAGCGCAGCAGCATTGTGGCCAACGAGCTGCGTACCATCATCTGCATTCCGTTGCGCAAATCCAAGCTTCGTGAAAAGAAAGCTTCTCAGGCCAACGTACCCGAAGAGTGTGCGGGAGTGCTTTATCTCGACAGCCGCACGATCGGTACCGATTTCTCCGCTACGAACGGCGATGTTCTGCGCGCCATCGCTACGGAAGCGGCTTCATTATTGGAAAACGCCAAGCTGGTGCAGGCGGAAGAAGAGACGCGTAAGGTGCAGCAGGAGCTGAACATTGCGTCTTCCATCCAGCAGCGCCTGATGGCCGTCAACATTCCTGAACTGGGTTTTGCTACGGTGCGCGCGCGCAGCATTCCCTGCAAAGAGATCGGCGGAGACTTTTTTGATGTGGTTATGACCCGCGACGGCCTGGCGGTGATCGTGGCGGATGTTTGCGGAAAGGGAATTTCCGCCGCCTTGCTGGCCTCGATCTTGCAGGGCATGATCTACTCCCAGCTCACCAATAACGTCACGCTTCCCGAAATTATGAAGGCGACCAACAGCTACTTGTGCCAGAAAAACCTGGATGGCAAGTTCGCAACCGTGATCCTGACCCGCCTTACCCGCGAGGGCAGTTTGGAATACATGAACTGCGGGCACGTCGCGCCGATCCTGGTAAGAAGCAATGGCGCTTCGCGGCTGGAAGATGCTTCGGTGCCGGTTGGTCTGATGCCCGATGCGGTCTATGCCAGCGCTACGTTGAAGCTTCAACCCGGCGACCGCATTGTGCTCTTCAGCGATGGCATCACCGAAGCGCAGAATGCTAAGGGCGAATTCTACGGCGATGAACGCCTGCAGGCCGCCGCTACTTCGCATTCTCCGGTGGAAAATCTTTTGCAAAGCGTCATCCAGTTCTGTGCGGAGTCGGCCTTTGAAGACGATTGCACCGTGGTGGATCTGGTTTACAAGGGCTAA
- a CDS encoding glycosyltransferase family 2 protein yields the protein MIKYSIVVPFHNEEENCTELYDRLKAVMETTGEDFEMVFVDDGSRDRTFRALQDIASVDSRVVVVKLRRNFGQTSALAAGFDHATGEYVIAMDGDLQHDPADIPLFLEKLAEGYDIVSGWRKTRVDNFWLRRIPSRCANWLMAKLSGVDIHDFGTTFKAYRRDLIDRVTLYGELHRFIPALASWHGATICEIPIKNVNRERGVSHYGISRTFRVFFDLLTIRFLLRYLSRPLHFFGTMGMLGILTGAAVAIYLAVDKFFHSTADMQQHGPLLVFSAVLILAGVQLLALGLLAELQVRHYYDPPRRTPYSVDLVLRTEKNEQSTVSE from the coding sequence GTGATTAAATATTCAATTGTCGTACCGTTTCACAACGAAGAAGAGAACTGCACCGAACTCTATGACCGGCTGAAGGCCGTCATGGAAACCACCGGCGAAGACTTTGAAATGGTCTTCGTGGATGACGGCAGCCGCGACCGCACCTTCAGGGCACTGCAGGATATCGCTTCTGTGGATAGCCGCGTGGTGGTGGTGAAGCTGCGCCGCAACTTCGGGCAGACCTCCGCGCTGGCCGCCGGCTTCGATCATGCAACCGGAGAGTACGTGATTGCCATGGATGGCGATCTGCAGCACGATCCCGCCGACATTCCTCTGTTTCTTGAGAAGCTGGCCGAAGGGTACGACATCGTAAGCGGATGGCGCAAAACCCGCGTGGATAACTTCTGGCTGCGCCGCATTCCTTCCCGCTGTGCCAATTGGCTGATGGCCAAGCTCAGCGGGGTTGATATCCATGATTTTGGTACTACCTTCAAAGCTTACCGGCGTGATCTGATTGATCGCGTCACCTTGTACGGCGAGCTACACCGCTTCATTCCAGCACTGGCTTCGTGGCACGGCGCCACCATCTGCGAAATTCCTATCAAGAACGTGAACCGTGAACGTGGAGTCTCGCACTACGGAATCTCTCGCACATTCCGCGTCTTCTTCGACCTGCTGACCATCAGATTCTTGCTGCGCTATCTTTCCCGCCCGCTGCATTTCTTCGGCACCATGGGCATGCTGGGCATTCTGACCGGGGCAGCCGTGGCAATTTACCTTGCGGTGGATAAATTCTTCCATAGCACCGCTGACATGCAACAGCATGGGCCCTTGCTGGTCTTTTCCGCGGTACTGATTCTGGCAGGTGTTCAACTGCTGGCGCTGGGACTGTTGGCTGAACTTCAAGTCCGTCACTATTATGATCCGCCTCGCCGTACGCCCTATTCGGTGGATTTAGTGTTGCGGACAGAGAAGAACGAGCAATCTACAGTCTCTGAATAA
- a CDS encoding transcriptional regulator, whose translation MAKHRRSSPPAPSDLDQLIHERLRLGIVCTLAMHDSLTFTELRDLLQTTDGNLSVQARRLEEAGYITCVKRFEGRKPKTTYKLTARGRAALEDYLEVLSEMLPHSSQHSKSAANARLSLRTLTAES comes from the coding sequence ATGGCTAAACACCGACGCTCTTCCCCGCCGGCTCCATCCGATCTGGACCAGCTTATTCACGAGCGCCTCCGCCTGGGAATTGTGTGCACTCTGGCCATGCATGACTCGCTGACCTTCACCGAGCTGCGTGACCTGCTGCAGACCACCGACGGCAACCTCAGCGTGCAAGCGCGCCGGTTGGAAGAGGCGGGATATATCACCTGCGTCAAGCGCTTTGAGGGCCGCAAACCCAAGACCACCTATAAGCTCACGGCACGCGGTCGCGCGGCGCTCGAAGACTATCTGGAAGTCTTGTCAGAGATGCTGCCGCATTCTTCGCAGCACAGCAAATCTGCGGCAAACGCGCGGCTTTCCCTGCGTACTTTAACGGCTGAAAGTTAG
- a CDS encoding NAD(P)(+) transhydrogenase (Re/Si-specific) subunit beta produces MNPVATQQLIDITYIVAVVGFILALKWLSSPASAMRGVLIGEIASGLAVVATLFDPQVSHYKWIIIALIIGAAVGVPLGMVKTTAVPQRTALSHAFGALSAAIIGIAEYYVGIGAHNLSRFQMVEIGLEVIIGSLTVTGSLIAAGKLQEILPQRPITYKGQNFVSLSVLGTAIILMLILVIHPEYTHVFNAMVVVALVFGVMLVTPIGGADMPTVISLLNSYAGFSAALLGLVLNSKVLVVAGALDGASGFILSVIMCKAMNRSFTNVLFGAFGQLQVSAAKVEQKPVRSASPEEAAEMLNSSQLVIVVPGYGLAVAQAQHKLRELYDLLTKRGVDVRFAIHPVAGRMPGHMNVLLAEADIPYEKLFEMDDINGEFPQADVALVIGANDVTNPAARHDKGSPIYGMPILNTDQARTVMVIKRSMNPGFAGIDNELYYLDKTLMLFGDAKAFLTSIVKELSAVHA; encoded by the coding sequence ATGAATCCTGTGGCGACGCAGCAGCTCATTGATATCACCTACATCGTCGCGGTCGTGGGGTTTATTCTCGCGCTCAAATGGCTGAGTTCCCCTGCCTCCGCCATGCGCGGCGTTCTCATTGGCGAGATTGCCTCCGGCCTGGCTGTCGTAGCCACGCTCTTCGATCCCCAAGTCTCCCACTACAAATGGATCATCATCGCTTTGATCATCGGCGCGGCTGTTGGTGTGCCTCTCGGCATGGTGAAAACCACCGCTGTGCCGCAACGGACAGCCTTAAGCCACGCCTTCGGCGCCTTGTCCGCCGCGATTATTGGCATCGCTGAGTATTACGTGGGTATCGGTGCTCACAACCTCAGCCGGTTTCAGATGGTGGAGATCGGCCTGGAAGTCATCATCGGTTCGCTCACAGTCACCGGCAGCTTGATCGCCGCAGGCAAATTGCAGGAAATTCTGCCGCAGCGCCCCATTACATATAAAGGACAGAACTTCGTCAGCCTCTCTGTGCTCGGCACGGCGATTATCCTGATGCTGATTCTCGTAATCCATCCGGAATACACGCACGTCTTTAACGCCATGGTGGTCGTTGCTCTGGTCTTCGGGGTCATGCTGGTCACTCCCATTGGCGGTGCCGACATGCCCACGGTCATTTCGCTTTTGAACTCGTACGCGGGCTTCTCGGCTGCCCTGCTGGGCCTCGTGCTCAACAGCAAGGTGCTGGTCGTGGCCGGCGCTCTCGATGGCGCCTCCGGTTTCATTCTGTCGGTCATCATGTGCAAGGCCATGAACCGGTCGTTTACGAATGTGTTGTTCGGCGCCTTCGGGCAACTGCAGGTTTCCGCCGCCAAGGTCGAGCAGAAGCCGGTGCGCTCGGCTAGTCCGGAGGAAGCTGCGGAGATGCTCAATTCTTCCCAGTTGGTGATTGTAGTTCCCGGATATGGATTGGCGGTGGCGCAGGCGCAGCACAAGCTGCGCGAACTATACGATTTACTCACTAAGCGGGGCGTGGACGTGCGCTTTGCCATCCATCCGGTCGCCGGACGCATGCCCGGCCACATGAATGTTCTCTTGGCCGAGGCCGACATTCCTTACGAGAAGCTGTTCGAAATGGATGACATTAACGGAGAGTTCCCACAGGCAGACGTCGCTTTGGTAATCGGCGCCAACGATGTCACCAACCCCGCCGCGCGCCACGACAAGGGCAGTCCCATTTACGGAATGCCGATTCTCAATACCGATCAGGCGCGCACCGTGATGGTCATCAAGCGCAGCATGAACCCAGGCTTCGCCGGTATTGATAACGAGCTCTATTACCTGGATAAGACGCTAATGCTCTTCGGCGACGCCAAGGCGTTCCTCACCAGTATTGTGAAAGAGCTGTCGGCAGTGCACGCGTAA
- a CDS encoding D-glycerate dehydrogenase — MAKPFRIFATCHIGDEALDVLRRRGYELEVYPGPDAPPKKLILEKVKQGIDGLITTLRDPIDAEVFEAGRGHLKVVSQLAVGFDNINRADANRYKVPFTNTADVLTDATAEFAFFIMGALARKLWPSELLVRENRWGAWHPFLPFLGDEVTGKTIAIIGTGRIGQAMIKKCTGFDMNIVCYDPDYHDEQFVKKIQELMNFRHERGLQKNKTEIKYVALEEALSQADYVSVHVPLIRPGEGSSPTLHLFNERTFHIMKPTAYFINTSRGPVVDEAALARALCENWIAGAALDVYEKEPLPADSPLRDPAIADRCGLFHHFASGARITRLSADPNKGMAGRCVQGLIDVLEQNYGGDITKMPYVVNKEAFSS; from the coding sequence ATGGCTAAACCATTTCGCATATTCGCTACCTGCCACATCGGAGACGAAGCGCTCGACGTTCTTCGCCGTCGCGGTTATGAACTTGAAGTCTATCCCGGCCCGGACGCTCCGCCCAAGAAACTCATTCTCGAAAAAGTTAAGCAGGGAATTGATGGACTGATTACAACCCTGCGTGACCCAATTGACGCCGAGGTCTTCGAGGCAGGCCGCGGTCATTTGAAAGTTGTCTCTCAGCTTGCCGTTGGCTTTGACAATATTAACCGCGCCGATGCAAACCGCTACAAGGTACCTTTTACCAACACCGCCGATGTTCTTACCGATGCCACCGCCGAATTCGCGTTTTTCATCATGGGAGCTCTCGCCCGCAAACTCTGGCCCAGTGAATTATTGGTTCGCGAAAACCGCTGGGGGGCCTGGCATCCCTTTTTGCCGTTTCTGGGCGACGAAGTGACCGGCAAGACCATCGCGATTATCGGCACCGGCCGCATCGGCCAGGCCATGATCAAAAAGTGCACCGGCTTCGATATGAATATCGTGTGCTACGACCCGGATTACCACGATGAGCAGTTCGTGAAAAAAATCCAGGAGCTCATGAATTTTCGCCATGAGCGCGGATTGCAGAAAAATAAGACGGAAATCAAATACGTTGCTTTGGAAGAGGCCCTGTCGCAAGCTGATTACGTCAGTGTGCATGTTCCCCTGATTCGTCCGGGAGAAGGCTCGTCTCCGACCTTGCATCTCTTTAACGAGCGCACCTTTCACATCATGAAGCCCACGGCATACTTTATCAATACCTCACGCGGCCCGGTTGTAGATGAAGCCGCGCTTGCACGCGCCCTGTGCGAGAACTGGATTGCTGGCGCTGCTCTCGATGTCTATGAAAAAGAGCCCTTGCCTGCGGATTCACCTTTGCGCGATCCGGCGATTGCCGATCGCTGCGGGCTCTTCCATCACTTTGCCAGCGGCGCCAGGATCACACGCCTTTCTGCCGATCCCAATAAGGGAATGGCGGGCCGCTGCGTACAGGGATTAATCGACGTTCTGGAGCAAAACTACGGTGGAGATATCACCAAGATGCCGTATGTGGTCAACAAGGAGGCTTTTTCAAGCTAA
- a CDS encoding Fur family transcriptional regulator: MEQLAPRKNLRDELTDRGVRMTHQREIVLELIQASSRHLDAESLWKLAVRKDPRINLATIYRTLTLLKRFGLVDELDLMHIEGEKHYYEVTRLRSHIHLACFRCGEIQEFQTPLFTKLCEQVEQECDFGIKTGRLEFGGVCSKCRQKERPGAD, encoded by the coding sequence ATGGAACAACTGGCTCCCAGGAAGAACCTGCGCGATGAGTTGACCGACCGGGGCGTGCGTATGACGCACCAGCGCGAGATTGTGCTGGAGTTGATCCAGGCATCCTCACGCCATCTCGACGCGGAATCGTTGTGGAAGCTGGCCGTGCGCAAAGACCCACGCATTAACCTGGCGACGATTTACCGTACGCTTACGTTACTCAAGCGCTTTGGCCTGGTGGATGAGCTTGACCTGATGCACATCGAGGGAGAGAAGCATTACTACGAGGTTACGCGCCTGCGCAGCCATATTCATCTGGCCTGCTTTCGTTGCGGGGAAATCCAGGAATTTCAGACCCCACTTTTCACAAAACTCTGCGAGCAGGTGGAACAGGAGTGCGATTTCGGCATCAAGACCGGCCGGCTGGAATTTGGCGGGGTGTGTTCCAAATGCCGCCAGAAAGAACGTCCAGGCGCGGATTAG
- a CDS encoding NAD(P) transhydrogenase subunit alpha gives MEHLDLSLIIVFILSGFLGFELIKRVSPLLHTPLMSLTNALDAIVVVAAIIIAGRHETSLSTTLGLIAIAASFSNMVGGFIITDRMLHMFKTGKAKKQ, from the coding sequence GTGGAACATCTTGATCTATCGTTAATCATTGTTTTCATCTTGTCAGGGTTTCTCGGCTTTGAGCTGATCAAGCGGGTGTCTCCGCTCCTGCATACTCCGCTGATGTCGCTGACCAATGCGCTCGACGCTATCGTTGTGGTTGCCGCCATCATCATTGCCGGCCGGCATGAAACCAGTCTCTCGACCACGCTTGGATTGATTGCTATAGCGGCTTCCTTCAGCAACATGGTCGGCGGGTTCATTATCACCGACCGCATGCTGCACATGTTCAAGACCGGAAAGGCGAAGAAGCAATGA
- the purQ gene encoding phosphoribosylformylglycinamidine synthase subunit PurQ produces the protein MKFGVIIFPGSNCDHDAHNVIAEVAREPVTFLWHDSSDLQNCDAVIVPGGFAYGDYLRTGAIAAFAPMMKSVAGFANKGGLVLGICNGFQILCEAGLLPGVLMRNVGLKYICKHVYLRTENADTPFTGACKEGEVLKIPIGHMEGNYFCDGPILETLKRERRIVFRYCTPDGEVTAAANPNGSLDSIAGICNEGRNVCGMMPHPDRSSEAMLGSADGFKIFDSMINALVHK, from the coding sequence ATGAAATTCGGTGTCATCATCTTTCCCGGCTCGAACTGCGATCACGATGCCCACAACGTCATTGCCGAGGTGGCCAGGGAGCCGGTCACGTTCCTGTGGCACGACTCCAGTGATCTGCAGAATTGCGACGCGGTCATCGTCCCTGGCGGATTTGCCTATGGCGACTACCTTCGCACCGGAGCTATTGCTGCCTTCGCGCCGATGATGAAGTCGGTCGCCGGTTTCGCGAACAAAGGCGGCTTGGTGCTGGGCATCTGTAACGGATTCCAGATTCTGTGCGAAGCCGGCCTGCTGCCCGGGGTTTTGATGCGCAACGTAGGACTGAAGTACATCTGCAAGCATGTGTATCTGCGCACGGAGAACGCCGATACTCCTTTTACCGGCGCCTGCAAGGAAGGCGAAGTACTTAAAATTCCCATTGGCCACATGGAAGGCAATTATTTTTGCGATGGGCCAATACTCGAAACGCTGAAGCGCGAGCGCCGGATCGTGTTCCGCTACTGCACTCCCGATGGAGAAGTTACTGCTGCAGCCAATCCTAACGGCTCTCTCGATAGTATTGCCGGCATCTGCAATGAAGGCCGCAACGTCTGCGGCATGATGCCGCATCCGGACCGCTCGAGCGAAGCCATGCTTGGCTCGGCAGACGGGTTTAAGATCTTCGATTCCATGATTAATGCGCTGGTCCATAAATAG
- a CDS encoding SDR family oxidoreductase: protein MALYLITGVAGFIGSSLAHALVQRGEQVRGIDNFSTGKRANLNGIEGRIDVHELDLREPSPALKAACSGVDYILHQAALPSVPRSVLDPISSNQSNIDGTLHLLVAAREAAQSDGRLKRIVYAASSSAYGDTPTLPKHEAMLPLPISPYAVTKLTGELYMQSFHRVYGLPTVSLRYFNVFGPRQDPTSQYSGVMAKFITAMLRGEQPTIHGDGKQSRDFTSIADVVSANLLACAAPAEQVAGRVFNIACGQRTTLNQTFQTLKNIIGFTGDVIYGPERTGDIKHSLADISLAQKLLGYQPRVSFEEGLRRTVDWYRQ from the coding sequence TTGGCTCTTTATCTAATCACCGGAGTTGCAGGATTTATCGGCTCTTCGCTGGCGCATGCTTTGGTCCAGCGCGGCGAACAGGTGCGCGGCATTGATAATTTTTCCACTGGAAAACGCGCCAACCTCAACGGGATCGAAGGCCGAATTGATGTGCACGAGTTGGACTTGAGAGAACCTTCACCTGCACTCAAAGCTGCCTGCAGCGGAGTAGATTACATTCTTCATCAAGCCGCTCTGCCTTCTGTGCCACGCTCGGTGCTTGATCCTATCAGCAGCAACCAATCGAACATTGACGGTACGTTGCATCTGTTGGTGGCTGCCCGCGAGGCAGCGCAAAGCGACGGAAGATTGAAGCGCATTGTTTATGCCGCCTCTTCCTCTGCCTATGGTGATACGCCCACACTGCCCAAACATGAAGCCATGCTGCCCTTGCCGATCTCGCCTTATGCGGTCACGAAGCTGACAGGCGAGCTTTATATGCAGAGCTTCCACCGCGTTTACGGATTGCCCACGGTCTCATTGCGCTACTTCAATGTGTTTGGACCCCGCCAGGACCCGACTTCGCAATATTCTGGAGTCATGGCCAAGTTCATTACTGCGATGCTTCGCGGCGAGCAGCCAACGATTCACGGCGATGGCAAGCAAAGCCGCGATTTCACTTCCATAGCTGATGTGGTTTCCGCCAATCTGCTGGCGTGTGCCGCCCCTGCCGAACAGGTGGCAGGCAGAGTTTTCAACATCGCCTGCGGCCAGCGCACTACATTGAACCAGACCTTTCAAACTCTGAAGAACATCATTGGTTTCACTGGAGATGTCATATACGGCCCTGAACGCACCGGTGATATCAAGCATTCGCTGGCGGATATCTCGCTTGCACAAAAACTGTTAGGGTACCAACCACGGGTTTCTTTTGAAGAAGGGCTTCGGCGCACGGTAGATTGGTACCGGCAGTAG
- a CDS encoding pyridoxal phosphate-dependent aminotransferase: protein MSKAIQHELRLARRMSRLGTETAFDVLVKARALEAQGKDIIHLEIGEPDFDTPANIIGAAVQALNNKWTHYGPSAGLPQLRQAIAEDAGGRRGIKIDPAEVVVVPGGKPIIFFSMLALIEEGDEVIYPNPGFPIYESLIHFLGAKAVPIRLREEMDFALDPNELTDLVTDKTRLIILNSPQNPTGGVLTERDVRQIASAIGDRDIMVLSDEIYSRLLFEGKHFSIASMDGWKERTILLDGFSKSYAMTGWRMGYGIMRADLATHVARLMTNSNSCTASFTQIAGVEALHGDQSSVDEMCAEFKRRRDVFVEGVNRIPGFSCRSPKGAFYTFPNITRTGWSSGKLADALLEQVGVACLSGTAFGSFGEGYLRFSVANSVENIQKALERVESWARKNL from the coding sequence ATGAGCAAAGCCATACAGCATGAGTTGCGCCTGGCCCGGCGGATGTCACGCCTGGGAACCGAAACCGCCTTTGATGTCCTGGTCAAGGCAAGAGCCCTGGAGGCACAAGGCAAAGACATTATCCATCTCGAGATCGGCGAGCCCGACTTTGATACCCCAGCGAATATCATCGGCGCGGCGGTCCAGGCTCTGAATAATAAATGGACACATTACGGCCCCTCCGCAGGTCTTCCCCAATTGCGCCAGGCCATTGCGGAAGATGCCGGCGGCCGCCGCGGAATCAAGATTGATCCTGCAGAGGTTGTTGTTGTTCCTGGTGGCAAACCCATTATTTTCTTCTCGATGCTGGCATTAATTGAAGAAGGAGATGAAGTCATATATCCCAATCCGGGCTTTCCTATTTATGAGTCCCTCATTCATTTCCTGGGGGCCAAAGCCGTGCCCATCCGCCTTCGCGAAGAAATGGATTTTGCCCTTGATCCCAATGAATTAACCGACCTCGTTACCGATAAGACCCGGCTGATCATCCTGAACTCACCCCAAAACCCAACCGGCGGGGTGCTCACTGAACGCGACGTTCGCCAGATCGCCTCTGCCATCGGTGACCGTGACATCATGGTTTTGAGCGATGAAATTTACAGCCGTCTGCTGTTCGAAGGGAAGCATTTTTCGATTGCGTCAATGGACGGCTGGAAAGAGCGGACTATCCTTCTGGACGGCTTTTCCAAAAGCTACGCTATGACCGGATGGCGCATGGGTTACGGCATCATGCGGGCAGACCTAGCCACTCACGTTGCGCGCCTGATGACCAACTCTAACTCCTGCACCGCCAGCTTCACCCAGATCGCAGGTGTAGAAGCTCTTCACGGCGACCAAAGTTCTGTAGACGAGATGTGCGCTGAGTTCAAACGCCGCCGTGATGTCTTTGTTGAGGGCGTTAACCGTATTCCCGGGTTTTCCTGCCGTTCGCCCAAAGGCGCGTTTTATACCTTCCCCAATATCACCAGGACTGGCTGGTCTTCGGGAAAGCTGGCAGATGCGTTGCTGGAGCAGGTCGGCGTAGCGTGTCTCTCCGGTACTGCCTTTGGCAGTTTTGGCGAAGGCTATTTGCGGTTTAGCGTGGCCAACTCGGTGGAGAACATCCAGAAGGCCCTGGAGCGTGTTGAAAGCTGGGCCCGAAAAAACCTTTAG